The following are from one region of the Actinoplanes sp. L3-i22 genome:
- a CDS encoding SUMF1/EgtB/PvdO family nonheme iron enzyme — protein MWNEEVVAGRPAWRHTASGVVFREVPGGTYRMGLSEAELAAVRAIERSGDAEDTLEPFFAAAAEAQPVREVRVEPFLIARHPLTVEQVQHRLPDYEDDYADADSSAARLEDDLDELLAALPFRLPSEAEWEYAARAGTTTLTFRGDGKPGEDQLLDDFGAEDRIAAAENAFGLAGVGSANELCADVWIPGFADAPADARPRLGDGPRVVRGGAADLYPWQGCDEWLLLLAATRYEHSQFTAVRPAAPVPPRG, from the coding sequence ATGTGGAACGAAGAGGTCGTGGCCGGGCGACCGGCTTGGCGGCATACCGCCTCCGGCGTGGTCTTTCGCGAGGTGCCGGGTGGCACCTACCGCATGGGGCTGTCCGAGGCGGAGCTGGCGGCAGTGCGCGCCATCGAGCGCAGCGGAGACGCCGAGGACACTCTCGAGCCGTTCTTCGCCGCCGCCGCGGAGGCCCAGCCGGTCCGGGAGGTGCGGGTCGAACCGTTCCTGATCGCCCGGCACCCGTTGACGGTCGAGCAGGTCCAGCACCGGTTGCCCGACTACGAGGACGACTACGCCGACGCGGACTCCAGCGCCGCCCGGCTCGAGGACGACCTGGACGAGCTGCTGGCGGCGCTGCCGTTCCGGCTGCCCAGCGAGGCCGAGTGGGAGTACGCGGCGCGGGCCGGCACGACCACCCTGACCTTCCGCGGCGACGGCAAACCCGGCGAGGATCAGCTGCTCGACGACTTCGGTGCTGAAGACCGGATCGCCGCGGCCGAGAACGCCTTCGGCCTGGCCGGGGTGGGCTCCGCGAACGAGCTCTGCGCCGACGTGTGGATTCCCGGGTTCGCGGACGCCCCGGCGGACGCTCGTCCACGCCTCGGCGACGGCCCCCGGGTCGTCCGCGGCGGTGCCGCCGACCTGTACCCGTGGCAGGGCTGCGACGAATGGCTGTTGCTGCTCGCCGCCACCCGCTACGAGCACAGCCAGTTCACGGCGGTCCGCCCGGCCGCCCCGGTGCCACCCCGCGGCTGA
- a CDS encoding ankyrin repeat domain-containing protein, whose protein sequence is MMSDRGGRHPLHQAALVNEVSAVRQLLEAGADPDVADKQGFTPLHCAAQQGSLEAAVALLEAGAAVDPVNIHGNTPLFTAVFNSGGDGAVITLLRQHGADPFAVNTSGMTPVGLARLIANYPVAQFFDDLP, encoded by the coding sequence ATGATGAGCGACCGAGGCGGGCGTCATCCTCTGCACCAGGCGGCTCTGGTGAACGAAGTCTCCGCGGTTCGGCAACTCCTGGAGGCAGGGGCCGATCCGGACGTCGCGGACAAGCAAGGCTTCACGCCGTTGCACTGCGCAGCCCAGCAGGGTTCCCTGGAGGCGGCGGTCGCCCTGCTCGAAGCCGGTGCGGCGGTGGATCCGGTAAACATTCACGGCAACACACCCTTGTTCACGGCAGTCTTCAACTCGGGCGGGGATGGCGCGGTAATCACGCTGCTGCGGCAGCACGGGGCAGATCCGTTCGCGGTCAACACCTCCGGAATGACACCGGTGGGATTGGCGCGCCTCATCGCCAACTATCCGGTAGCGCAATTCTTCGACGATCTGCCCTGA
- a CDS encoding GNAT family N-acetyltransferase: MPHLRFEAVQPDGDDALRADWQHAHNLIIPTSPLSADEIRVRARRNHLTVTYRGDMLVGCSTIRPPKDDRATATVIVRVLPEHRRQGFGAQMYDRALTAAYEIGARVIETVVLASNEEGLRFAERHGFVEIDRYTLEGDTIPFIDLRLADAAG, translated from the coding sequence GTGCCCCATCTCCGCTTCGAAGCAGTGCAACCAGACGGCGACGACGCCCTTCGCGCGGATTGGCAGCACGCCCACAACCTGATCATCCCGACGAGTCCGCTCTCGGCCGATGAGATCCGCGTGCGCGCCCGCCGCAACCACCTGACCGTCACCTATCGCGGCGACATGCTGGTGGGCTGCTCGACGATCCGTCCGCCCAAGGACGACCGGGCCACGGCGACGGTCATCGTCCGCGTCCTGCCGGAGCATCGGCGACAAGGCTTCGGCGCGCAGATGTACGACAGGGCGCTCACCGCGGCGTACGAGATCGGCGCCCGGGTCATCGAGACGGTCGTCCTGGCCTCGAACGAGGAGGGTCTACGGTTCGCGGAACGGCACGGCTTCGTCGAGATCGACCGATACACGCTCGAAGGTGACACGATCCCGTTCATCGACCTCCGGCTGGCCGATGCCGCAGGATGA
- a CDS encoding DUF4262 domain-containing protein, translating to MTDGEQEIGLGRIGEEIERSGVSLQFVPQPIPLETCWYTIGLTGHGHPEMILFGLPPDISRPALRAVAAEVIAGRRTFTAGQCVDDVLEGHPVQFVAVTEPDRHLPAAAQFYAGTGSAVAALQIVWPDRYLRWPWQPGTHLDDMPVLGRPASSG from the coding sequence GTGACGGACGGTGAGCAGGAGATCGGACTTGGCCGGATCGGCGAGGAGATCGAGCGCTCCGGTGTCAGTCTGCAGTTCGTGCCGCAGCCGATTCCCTTGGAGACGTGCTGGTACACGATCGGCCTCACCGGCCACGGGCATCCTGAGATGATCCTGTTCGGGTTGCCTCCGGACATTTCCCGGCCCGCCCTGCGCGCCGTTGCCGCTGAGGTCATCGCGGGGCGACGGACATTCACCGCCGGCCAGTGCGTCGACGACGTTCTCGAAGGTCATCCGGTTCAGTTCGTCGCGGTGACCGAGCCGGACCGCCACCTGCCCGCTGCCGCGCAGTTCTACGCCGGCACCGGGTCCGCCGTGGCGGCCTTGCAGATCGTCTGGCCGGACCGGTACCTTCGCTGGCCCTGGCAGCCCGGCACACACCTGGACGACATGCCCGTGCTCGGCCGGCCGGCGTCATCCGGCTGA
- a CDS encoding maleylpyruvate isomerase family mycothiol-dependent enzyme, with amino-acid sequence MDDTEVWSAVDRRRRAILEFLSGLSPDEWDTPSLCAGWTVRDVAAHLTMPLLTVPQLALLALRYPGRTNRLIRDGSIALARRHDPGQLVHRLGLLVGRHRPFPGLTCRESLIDAVGHTFDMAIPLGRELPIPAAEVAEAAGRVVSYHGRGNAKVFRSLPWATFQLTATDHPWCTGDGEPVTGTMTDLFLLLTGRTVRIAHLDGPGADTLRRAAA; translated from the coding sequence ATGGACGACACCGAGGTCTGGTCGGCCGTCGACCGGCGCCGCCGCGCCATCCTGGAGTTCCTGTCCGGCCTGTCCCCGGACGAGTGGGACACCCCGTCGCTGTGCGCCGGCTGGACGGTCCGGGACGTCGCGGCGCACCTGACCATGCCGCTGCTGACCGTGCCGCAGCTGGCGCTGCTCGCCCTCCGGTATCCGGGCCGCACCAACCGCCTCATCCGGGACGGCTCGATCGCCCTCGCCCGGCGCCACGACCCCGGGCAACTCGTCCACCGCCTCGGCCTGCTGGTCGGCCGGCACCGCCCGTTCCCCGGTCTGACCTGCCGCGAGTCGCTCATCGACGCCGTCGGCCACACCTTCGACATGGCCATCCCGCTGGGCCGCGAGCTCCCGATCCCCGCCGCCGAGGTGGCCGAAGCGGCCGGCCGGGTGGTCTCCTACCACGGCCGCGGCAACGCGAAGGTCTTCCGTTCGCTGCCGTGGGCGACGTTCCAGCTCACCGCGACGGACCACCCCTGGTGCACGGGCGACGGCGAGCCGGTGACCGGCACGATGACCGACCTGTTCCTGCTCCTCACCGGCCGCACCGTGCGGATCGCGCACCTGGACGGCCCCGGCGCGGACACCCTCCGCCGGGCCGCCGCCTGA
- a CDS encoding MarR family winged helix-turn-helix transcriptional regulator, which yields MERDISSGWLMFLGFRAAEDRIVAAVAAAGYADITRAQARLLAGLDLDGTRLVVLADRARIPKQTALALVNGLAAAGYVERVPDLSDGRARLIRLTARGRGVLPVAIAEEARIEAEWRAVLGARRMRAFRSALWELALNADPHLRPPGTPDREERD from the coding sequence GTGGAACGTGACATCTCGTCCGGCTGGCTGATGTTCCTCGGCTTCCGGGCGGCCGAGGACCGGATCGTCGCCGCGGTCGCCGCGGCCGGCTATGCCGACATCACCCGGGCGCAGGCCCGGCTGCTGGCCGGTCTCGACCTGGACGGCACCCGGCTGGTCGTGCTCGCCGACCGCGCCCGGATCCCGAAGCAGACCGCCCTCGCCCTGGTCAACGGCCTGGCGGCGGCCGGCTACGTGGAGCGGGTCCCGGATCTCTCCGACGGGCGGGCGCGACTGATCCGGCTGACCGCACGCGGCCGGGGCGTCCTGCCCGTCGCGATCGCCGAGGAAGCGCGGATCGAGGCCGAGTGGCGGGCCGTGCTGGGTGCCCGGCGGATGCGGGCGTTCCGCAGCGCCCTGTGGGAGCTGGCCCTGAACGCCGACCCCCACCTGCGCCCGCCCGGAACGCCGGACCGGGAAGAACGCGACTGA
- a CDS encoding FAD-binding protein: MQNSTLVEGWGRATRSRATVVTPGQGGTDEDWAAVFAGAGSRGLIARGGGRSYGDAAQNAGGLVLDMRGQGGIGTVDPVTATVEAGAGVTVGELVRHLAPRGWTLPVVPGSAGVTVGGAIAADVHGKNHRRHGTFGAQVAAMSVLTPAYGPMEMSLTVNAEQFWATVGGLGLTGIIRRARLRLIPLGSWWVTTVDDEQPSLDRVLERLRAVAATSEHAVAWVDHGGAGVVTGARPARLGALVPGRVAAGRRTPVLPGRGIAWPPVSAAADRVRRFAARIRPRHERSLAELHFPLDALPGWAGLHGRRGLVQYQFTVPFGAEDVLAEALHGTRSAGFAPSLSVLKLFAEANPAPLSFPAPGWSLAMDFAARAALAPVLDRLDERVAAAGGRVYLVKDSRVRPDLLDAMYPGLARWRAVRSMLDPEHRLVSDLARRLRLTDQRISDLVEAGHA; encoded by the coding sequence GTGCAGAATTCAACGCTGGTGGAAGGGTGGGGCCGGGCCACCCGCAGCCGGGCCACCGTCGTGACGCCCGGCCAGGGCGGTACTGACGAGGACTGGGCCGCGGTGTTCGCCGGGGCCGGGTCGCGGGGGCTGATCGCCCGCGGGGGTGGCCGCTCCTACGGGGACGCGGCGCAGAACGCCGGCGGGCTGGTCCTGGACATGCGCGGTCAGGGCGGCATCGGGACCGTGGATCCGGTGACCGCGACCGTCGAGGCCGGCGCCGGGGTCACCGTCGGGGAGCTGGTGCGCCATCTCGCCCCGCGCGGCTGGACGCTGCCGGTGGTGCCCGGCTCGGCCGGGGTCACCGTGGGCGGGGCGATCGCCGCCGACGTGCACGGCAAGAACCATCGGCGGCACGGGACGTTCGGGGCCCAGGTGGCCGCGATGTCCGTGCTGACCCCGGCGTACGGGCCGATGGAGATGAGCCTGACGGTCAACGCCGAGCAGTTCTGGGCGACCGTCGGCGGGCTGGGCCTGACCGGGATCATCCGGCGGGCACGGCTACGGCTGATCCCGCTCGGCTCGTGGTGGGTGACCACCGTGGACGACGAGCAGCCCAGCCTGGACCGGGTGCTGGAGCGGCTGCGCGCGGTGGCCGCGACCAGCGAGCACGCGGTCGCCTGGGTGGATCACGGCGGGGCGGGCGTGGTGACCGGGGCCCGGCCGGCCCGGCTCGGGGCGCTCGTTCCGGGGCGGGTCGCGGCGGGGCGGCGGACGCCGGTGCTGCCGGGGCGTGGGATCGCCTGGCCGCCGGTGAGCGCGGCCGCCGACCGGGTGCGCCGGTTCGCCGCGCGGATCCGGCCGCGCCACGAGCGGTCCCTGGCCGAGCTGCACTTCCCGCTGGACGCGCTGCCCGGCTGGGCGGGGCTGCACGGGCGGCGGGGGCTGGTCCAGTACCAGTTCACGGTGCCGTTCGGGGCCGAGGACGTGCTCGCCGAGGCGCTGCACGGGACGCGGTCGGCCGGGTTCGCGCCGTCGTTGTCCGTACTCAAATTGTTTGCCGAGGCGAACCCGGCGCCGCTGTCGTTCCCGGCACCGGGCTGGAGCCTCGCGATGGATTTTGCCGCGCGAGCGGCCCTGGCGCCGGTGCTGGACCGGTTGGACGAACGGGTCGCCGCGGCCGGCGGCCGGGTCTATCTGGTCAAGGACAGCCGGGTGCGGCCGGATCTGCTCGATGCGATGTATCCGGGACTGGCGCGCTGGCGGGCGGTCCGGTCGATGCTCGATCCGGAGCACCGGCTCGTCTCCGATCTGGCGCGCCGGCTGCGGCTGACCGATCAGCGGATCAGCGACCTGGTCGAGGCCGGCCATGCGTGA
- a CDS encoding SDR family NAD(P)-dependent oxidoreductase, producing the protein MRDGLGRPQTVLLLGGTSGIGQAIAGELLPYAGNLILAGRDPEALAEAAQRLDGPRRQVSTLHYDALAPAAATVDALATAAARYGDLDVIVLAVGVLAEEAALTDTPAVEQAMRTNLLGPLLAVHAAAARLRAQGHGTLVVLSSVAAVRTRDGLFSYGVAKSALDVYARRIGRSLRGSGARVLVVRPGHVRTRMTAGLPEPPFTTGPAEVAARVGRALNGRASLIHSPAVLRPVTTVLRMLPTALYRRLQEGTTS; encoded by the coding sequence ATGCGTGACGGGCTGGGTCGTCCGCAGACCGTCCTGCTGCTCGGCGGCACGTCCGGCATCGGGCAGGCGATCGCCGGGGAGCTGCTGCCGTACGCCGGGAATCTGATTCTCGCCGGCCGCGATCCGGAGGCGCTGGCCGAGGCCGCGCAGCGGCTGGACGGGCCCCGGCGGCAGGTGTCGACGCTGCACTACGACGCGCTGGCCCCGGCCGCCGCGACGGTCGACGCGCTGGCCACGGCGGCGGCCCGGTACGGCGACCTGGACGTGATCGTGCTGGCCGTCGGGGTGCTCGCCGAGGAGGCCGCGCTGACCGACACACCGGCGGTCGAGCAGGCCATGCGCACCAACCTGCTCGGGCCGTTGCTCGCCGTGCACGCCGCCGCCGCCCGGCTGCGCGCGCAGGGGCACGGCACGCTGGTCGTGCTCTCCTCGGTGGCCGCGGTCCGCACCCGCGACGGCCTGTTCAGCTACGGCGTCGCCAAGTCCGCGCTGGACGTCTACGCCCGCCGGATCGGCCGGTCGCTGCGGGGCAGCGGCGCCCGGGTACTGGTGGTCCGGCCCGGCCACGTCCGGACCCGGATGACCGCCGGGCTGCCCGAGCCGCCGTTCACCACCGGGCCCGCCGAGGTCGCCGCCCGGGTCGGCCGGGCGCTGAACGGGCGGGCCTCGCTCATCCACTCCCCCGCCGTGCTGCGGCCGGTCACGACCGTGCTGCGCATGCTGCCCACCGCGCTGTACCGGCGCCTGCAGGAAGGAACAACGTCGTGA